AACAtcgtatcctttttttttttttttttttttttttggggggggggtgtttgggcGAAAATTACAAGAGGAAGTCAAAGGTCAATTGTCGAGATTGcgtcaccaaaaaaaagaagaaaagaaagaaagaaaaagaaaaagaaaggaagcaATGTGGGCTCACACACAGTGAGCATCGATCCCCCGCCCACGCCGAGTGGGAGATCCCTCACGTCCATCGCACACCCGAGGCCTTGAGGCGCTCTATAAAGAGCTGAGAGCGCACAGACGGGGAGCAGAGCAGCCGAGAGGCGACGCGCAACAGTCGCGGCGCActtcgggggggtggggggggagagaaaatacacaaaaagagAAAGACTGCGGAGAAAGAAAGACAACGccgacaaaaaaaggaagagacACTCCCAAAAGGTAAGAACgtgtgggtttgttttttttttttttggggggggggggggatgagtgAGTGAGATCAGCTGATGGCTTTGCATGCCTTTCTGCTTTCAAtttttgcttccccccccccccaaaaaaaaggaaataaaatagaGCAGAGCGCGTCGTAAATCACGGCTCGCTTCTGACCTCCGACATGCGAAGAAACGCAACAATTTCCCCGTgcgaagaaaaagagaaaagagcgGAGCTGCTTGCATAACCCAGCtgcaaaatccccccccccaaaaaaaaaaaaaatgaaaacgaagAAATGGGACAGATGGGCCATCTTGAAGGGCGGCAGGAAAAATAGGAAGTGCAACATCTATATAACCCATCGGATATTTACAAATCATAAAACGGGATGGCCGACTAAAGCTCCTGCAACAGAACCGGTTGACTGCTCCGCGTCTGGTTCTCTTCGCCTCACGCAAAACGGGCCAAGAGAGTTCTGGCAGACCCCGAAAGCTCAAAAACATTCCAAATGGCAGCACgcagggctaaaaaaaaaaaaaaaaaatgattgggtCGGGATGACAAATCCATCAAAACAAGTCAAGTGGCCTCAAGTGCCAGAAAACGACGACGTCGAGGCTTCCATTCTGACGCGTTCAAGTCAAATATgaaaacttgcttttttttttttttgggttttttgaaatgttcataTTCACTCGGATTGTTGCCCGCAATGTGACTTTTGTTACTATGCTTCTTCTGATGAGTGGGGCGCTGCTACaaaatgatcatccatccattgactttgacgcttatcctcacgagggtcgcggggagtgccgcagcctatccgggctgtcaacgggcaggaggcggggcacaccctgaaccggccgccagccaatcgcagggcacatggagacaaacagccaatcacactcacaatcacacctaggggcgattttagagtgtccaatgaatggtgcgtgtttttgggatgtgcccacccggagaaaagccacgcgggcacggggagagcatgcaaactccacacgaacccggatcttcagaactgtgaggccaccctTCCGCCacaaaatgatcatttggatcGATTTTTGAACTGAATATTGCGTAACGTAGCATCAATAGGATCATGACGACGGGCGTGCGCGCGCTTAAGgccgacaacgaggcgctctaaagtgcAACCTATCAAAAGCGACGCTTTCTTTTCCAGTTGTCGGCGTCGCCAATGAGCGAGGCGAAATTCTTGCAATATGAAATATTGGGCACGACATCGTTCTCAGTCAATCTCGGGGTTCAATTGACAAGATGAGAGTGAGAGTGCGATAAATTATTGTCAAAAGCACAACTTCCCAAATAACTGAGGTCACGGTGTAAATTCTCATAACTCCATAACCTTTCTGTGGCAAGATTGttattttatgatatttttgtatatatatatatatgcttggGCAAGTTGACAACTTGTTGAATTGCTTTGCATCTAAAAACAATTTTCTTGCGACGGTACAATTTCATCCTAACACCCGTCaactattttctgagccgcttatcctcacaagggtcggacgGGCGGCTGGAGGAGACCCAATCCGACCTTCAATCTCATcggaaaaaataatatcaaataaatatgtCACCATTTGGAGGACCGTCTCGTGAGGCAAAACTGACCTTGAACATAATTCAACACCGTTTGTAGTCGTCAACCACTAAATATTAACATGTCGAACTAATCTGTTTAAAATTAAGAGCAACTCCAGCATGTTGGTAGCAAAACATAATTTGAAACATAATTTGGCTTTTAACGTTAAACGTGCTGCTTTTCACAGCAAATGTTTTGCTGGAAGACAAAGAAGCCGGATATGTTTCAGCTCCTCCAACTCAAatctgcttctttttctttttctttctctttttctttcaaccTTCCCCCACTGGTGTCAAATTCGAGGCCAGAGGGCCAGATCCAGTCCCGcatatcattttatgtggcccgtgaaagcaAATCAACGAGCTTCAacttctgtgaaaaaaaacaaacaaaaaaaaaacattgagatattgcaagcatttggttttttttttttttttttttgccaaagaaCAAACTATTCTGGttgaaatttgatttaaaaactagtaatccatctttttttgtgcGTATATGTAGAAATATGAGGCGATGACAAATGTATtcgcccctctgagggaaactgtaatgAACATGCGACAAGAAGGATTTTTACACTATTTGCTTAATCCATATAAAGTTATGATGATGTTGAAGTCGAATTCCTGCCGTGGGCAAAGTCGATTGCTGACCCCGCAATTGGTTCCGAGCCTCCACCGATCCGCTGCGAGTTCCTCAAGTTTTTATTCCGATAAAACGTCTGAATCCATCTTGTTTTTCACATCACTCCAGCGACGGCTTATTTGATCGACTTGTAATTGAAGGTGGCGCCGCATAGAACTGTACCATGCGCTTATCCCCACCAGGCTCACGCGAACCATAATTAGAAACATCGTGCTTTCAAGTTCAATCTCAAAATCTTTTGTTGTGCATGGCAGAGGATGAATCCGTGCGCAAAGCTGAGCGACTTTTTACAAtccaaaatggtgaaaaaggaAAGTTTTTCCACTCCAACTTGGACGGTCGCCCTCGGCCATGCAGACGATACGCGACGTGGCTTTTATTTGGTGCGCGTGTAACGTGACGGGCTTTGTATTCGCCTTCAAGAAGCGAGAACGAGTTGACAGCAGGCGAGGCGACGCCTTTTCTCACCCAGATCAAGTGAGGGCTCCCACCGGGGCCACTAAGCCTCTTAGCGTCAAAAACTGAAGGCCAGTTTCGTTCCTCGTGCCAACTGGAATGCGGATGGAATCGAGGagaactgggggggggggggcttgagaTACGGGTGTCTGATTTCGGGTTGAGATAAGAGCAAAAATTGAAGATGTTTCAGAAGGTTGCCACTAGATGGCGACAGAAAAACATACGGCTGCTATCGGTTCGCATTGATTTCAGTGacaatttggtttttttttgggggggggggagaaaaaatggacacattgattgggaaaaaaaaaacatttcaaaagcgTGTGCAATGGACCCCCACATACTCCTATTCGTGAATTTGTATATCtccattacatccatccattttctgaagcgcttatcctcacgacggtcgcgccaatcccagctgtcatcgggcaggaggcggggcccaCACTGAACTGCTTGCCTGCCAATGGCTAGACCCGCGCAGGGCgcctaagccacgcctacttCCATACGGTTGCTAGGCACCCCAAGCTAACGTTCATTCGAGCGACTTCCTTTGTGCCTGCCCACGATGTCAGAAATATCGTcaaagagtgtacagaaaggGCTGAGTTACTTTCAGCAGAAATATATTCATCATGTCAAAGTTTCGCCAAACGGGAACGCCAGTTAAAGTTTCCGCAACGTGTGCGGGGGAGTTTGCATATTTACGCCACATAAAGACGTCGATGGGAAATGATCGTAGTGGATAATTCATGGACATAAATGGACGTAAAATGTAGGCCCCAAATATTGATGTGTTTGAACGCTGGAGAGCAGAGCCGAGGTGCGAGTTTGGGTTGAGCTTCCTCCTTCCGCCGACTGATTGAATAACTTACCTCGGAAGAGACGACGTTGTGCTGATTCATCTTCGATACGTTCAGCCGGCCGCGAGCCTCAATCCGCCGTTTGCGCACCGGATACCCTCGGAGCAATCTCTCGTCATCCGTTCCACGTATTTGCCAATCGGATCGAAGCAGATGGCAATGGATAGCTTTCCaatgccgccatcttgtgtgtcatagaggtcagagaacacaggtcaTAGGTCAAGcgtgaagggttttttttttttcccatcgttAATTCATCCGATTGGtctgaggactgtggtgacgtcgtCGGGAGGCTTAAAGTAAACACGCGGTGTCTTTGTTTGCGTGGATCGGGGCTGGAGGCGgcatgggcggagttcagaaaacgacgctcactgattggtcaaaagggagccgtcgcaggccacatagagacagacaaccaatcacactcagaatcacacctaggggcaatttagagtatccgatGAATGTTGCCTGCTTTTttgggaggttggggggggtgagtgcccggagaaaagccacgcaggcaactccacacagccggggattgaacccgagtcctcagaactgtgaggccaatgctctacagctgtgccaccatgcggCATATATatctatttgttttatttattagttTATTCCTTTTTTCGCAAATGAAATTATTCCCCCCGCTTATTCAAgaattttaacccccccccccaatcagctAGCCAGAGAATTTAGCGTTTTGCAGAGCAAGCCAATTCCTAGTCCCCGaagttgtattattattattattattattatgtattgtgaagaaagcatgtcattttattcatttgaatcTGAATCAGAGATTTATTTTGGCTCAAAATTCATGGAAatgtccagtttttttttttgtttgtttttggcagaaacacttttatttttctttgcatgGATTTCATTGGACGGGAACCAGCGACTTCATAAACTGGAACGTCAACGTTCTTTCACcttccaatgattttttttttttttgatgttgtCCAAAAACAGCGTTTGCGATGAAATGCCAGGaaaattcttcttttgtttGATTTGGTTTCTATGATGTGAAAGTGGACCGTGGCCGAAGGCATCGGAATGTTTAAACGGAACAACACGACGGATAATTTGATGGATTCTGTCCTCTAGGCTCAGCGGCCGCCGAGCAGACTCGAGCATGGAGCGTCCGTGTGGGTtgtcgctgctgctgctggtggcgTTCGTCGCCATCCCGGCGTTGGGGTCCGACTGCGCCGTCTGCAAAAAGCTCAGCAACGGGAGGCTGCTGGTGAGTCGCTGGAATGAAAATGGGGATGACGCAAAAGGCCAAACCAGGAGCCAAAAAGTGGGTTGCCAACAGCTAGCCGTCcatcacaggggtcgcggggaggccGGGGAGGCAggacacatacatacatgcaacCCTTTGCTCTCACATtgacacctacggacaatttagcgtCTTCAATGAAGCCCCGTCTTCTTTTAATTTCTCGTGAGTTTAAAACTCCCGGCCAATCGCGTTTTGAGGCCGAATGTTTTCTCTCAACCGAGTGTGCGCTAACAGCAGAGGCACCCTGTCGAGTTTTTGAAGAGCTCCAAAACTGTAACTTCAAAGGCCAAAGCATGAAAGATTTATGAAGTGGAATCTTGTTGACGTTCTGTGGCCGTTTGTGCGACTGCGTCCATCTAGGACTGCCTGGAGGTCTGCAAGTCGGCGAGCCAGACGGCGCGTCCGGATGCGGCCGCGTCGGTCCTGAACATCAGCGAGGAAAACCAACTCCTCGCCCGCCTGGTCAGGGTCAACACGTCCCAGACGGCGGGCAGAGCCAAAGCCGAAAAGCGCCGCTCCTACCTGATGGAGCATTTCCGCTGGAGTAAACCCAACAGGAACAAGACCCAAGAACCCAAAGGCGGGTCTCACAACGCCAAGCGGGGCTATTCCATGGAGCACTTTCGCTGGGGTAAACCCCCCAGGAACGTGACCCCCGGAAGCAGAGGTTCCAAGAGAAGCCCCTACGCGATGGAACACTTCCGGTGGGGGAAGCCCTCCGGCGGCAAACGCAAACCGGTCAAGATCTTTTCCTTCCCGATGGACGGCGGCGGTTCCCCGGGGGTTATTTTCCACCCTCAGCCTCGCAGGCATCTGACAAGCAAGGAGGACGCCAATCTGATCCAGCCCACGAAGACCCGCCTACAGAGGGGGGGTCCACAGACGGGCCACGTGGATGCCAAGAACCCTCCGGGAACGCTGGTCGCCATCGTCAAGGAAATTCTGCTGACAGGTGCGCAAAGGATAATGGCCTGCGTTTCAGGTCCGGAGGCTTGACCCTTGCTTGGTGGCCATCAATCGCGATCTGGTTTTCGTCATCGGCATGTTCAAAGACGGTAAAGCTCAAGTATGTCAGAGTGctgttacttttatttttgttgttgctgtaaaTCTCCTGAATCGCGGAACCTGTCAATCTTCTGTTCACAACGAAAACACACGACAACGTACAGTACGCGTTGGGCGCAGGGCGAGAAGTGGAACCCTTTGTGGGAAACGAGGACGGTGCAGTTATGTTCCTGGCTTTCGcgcaaaaaatgtcacagcgACTTCTGCGTTTCAACTTTTTAATCGCAGGCGCATTAGATGGAGCCAAACGCGCAAATTCTGTTGTCAGGGCGTCGATAAGCGCAGAAATTCACACTGTTCAAACTACAATTGCCACATTTAATAAAAATCTCTTTGTATTTAGATAAACGGTCTGTCTTCATTTGTAGAAACAAATGTGAACCAAACCACGACCTTAAAAGCAaggcccataaaaaaaaaaaaaagtctttggcaCACACCTAACGATATTACGAGGAAGCCTTGACATCtcacaaaaacctgccatttCCTTTTTGCTCAGTACATTCAAATAAATTCCCCTTCACGTCGCGGTGCCGAGTGGGACTGGAAAAAGACGAGAATGCAACCAAAATGATTGTGGTCGACTGTCAACTTTTATTGGAGCACTAACACATAGTAGGAGCATGCAACGTCGGTTCGGAACCAGCGAGCGCCAAGGCTTTCCGTCCACTCACGTCCCCAAAAACGTCCGTCTCGGGTCTCCCCCGGATTTTAAAGTGCAAAGTTGACCGAGTGAATTTTGGACCCGCGCGAGCAAGGCTATCCGTAACTACGCGGAGGAATGACACCATCGCATCCCCCTCGGGAAGCTTCGTAGACGACTTGGACCGCCGAAGAGTCGCTGGACACGACTGCCAAgcgcaaacaataaaaaaaaaagagacgacAGACAGAGTAGAGGAACGTAACCGCACAAACATGTGAGGATGTCCGTTTGACGGCCGACCAGGAAAACGGCGTCGAGCGGCAGATAACAGATGAACGCCGACAGCACCACGACAATGGAAACCGTTTATCCACGCGCAGAGCGCAGAGCACAGAGCACACGGCTGCTACCGACAGGCGTCGGCCCACAGGCTTTTCCCTTTTCGACAAACTTGGCCATTCTCACTTTGCTG
This genomic window from Syngnathoides biaculeatus isolate LvHL_M chromosome 23, ASM1980259v1, whole genome shotgun sequence contains:
- the LOC133497010 gene encoding pro-opiomelanocortin-like; this translates as MERPCGLSLLLLVAFVAIPALGSDCAVCKKLSNGRLLDCLEVCKSASQTARPDAAASVLNISEENQLLARLVRVNTSQTAGRAKAEKRRSYLMEHFRWSKPNRNKTQEPKGGSHNAKRGYSMEHFRWGKPPRNVTPGSRGSKRSPYAMEHFRWGKPSGGKRKPVKIFSFPMDGGGSPGVIFHPQPRRHLTSKEDANLIQPTKTRLQRGGPQTGHVDAKNPPGTLVAIVKEILLTGAQRIMACVSGPEA